A stretch of DNA from Peromyscus maniculatus bairdii isolate BWxNUB_F1_BW_parent chromosome 7, HU_Pman_BW_mat_3.1, whole genome shotgun sequence:
TGCTAAGATCAACTAACCagcatcattttccttatttttcctcaAACTGTCAAGTCTCATATACAGGATCACCAAATCCATTGCTGTGGACAATTGGCAAATCAAGATAATCAAATACATTTATCTCCTTAAGTTTGCAATATAGTTCACACCATGGGCTTTCAGTACTCTCCCAGCTCCCAGGAGAGGCTTAAGCAACTGGAGAGGCTTTGGTAACCATAGGTGTTGACAAATTGAAAAGCCTATTCCAGATACTTAAAAGATTCATCCTTATACTTCTGTTATAATTCTGCTGCTCTAGAACCAATTCTGGTACCAAAATCTATATTAGTCTGGGTtatctagagtaacagaacttatagaataaatctatatacatatataaaggggatttatttgaATGACTTACAAGGCTGCAGTCCagttagtccaacaatggctggctgtaaacagaaagtccaagaatctagttgCTCAGCCTCATAAGGGTCGATGCGGGAATCCTGAAAAAGTAGGTTTtaatgccagggaaggaatgGGTGGTCTGGAAGCccaggacaagcaggcaaagagcaacagcttccttcttccatgtccttatgtaGTCTTCAGCAAGttgtgtcttttcccagctcaaaagatctggattaaaggtgtgtcttcctacctcaaaaaaacCCAGATCAGAAGTgcatcttcctacttcaaattaaccagaaatccctcacagataCACCCTCTAGTTTTGGATTTTAGTTCATCCCAGATGTAGTCtggttgacaaccaagagtagCCATCACACTGATTTTCCTGGAGTAAAGGTCTCTTAAAAGAGCTCCTGGGGCTGTTAAGGCAGTAGCTTGGAGCTATGTCTCCAGGCCCCACCCCACAGCTGCTGGCCCCCCCACTTCACCCTCAGCAAAATGCTGAAAGGGTTGAGGAAGTCTGAATTtctacagaaagaaaggaagaaatacaagTTTCACAGCCCTGAGGCAAGAGATGAGTTGGTCTCTGTAATCAGTGTCTGGGTTTGAGCAAGTCAAGCAGAAGAGAAAGTCGTTAAGTCTGAAGTCAGAGGAGAGGCACGACTGCACAGAGCTTTCTGGGGAACTAAAAATGTTGATCAGgcccaggagatggctcagtgggtaaaggtgcctgccccCCAACTAATGCCCAAGTTAGATcccaggaggaaggagagcaaaGACTCAcagaggttgttctctgacctccacagtcctTGTGATACATgtgaacctacacacacacacacacacacacacacacacacacacaccacatctatatagagacagagaggagaggaggggaggagaggagaggagaggagaggagaggagaggagaggagaggagaggagaggagaggagaggagaggagaggagaggagagagaggagaggaggagagttttttgttgttttcaagacagggtttctctgtgcagctctggactggccttgaacttggagatcctgcttccggagtgctgggattaaaggtgtacaccaccaccaccaccaccaccaccaccaccaccaccaccaccaccaccaccaccaccaccaccaccacccagccaagaagaatttttaaaaagaaaaaaagttgagcTCTATTCAGGACTTGGTGCACTAGGGAGCCACTGAAGGATCCAGAGCTCCAGAAGCAACATTATCCACTCATTTTGTTtgttggcctggagagatggctctgcaattaggagtacatactgctctcccagaagacccgagttcagttcccagcacccacatcagtcatcTTACAAGcatcttaactccagttccaggggatccaatgccttcttctagaCCCCTAGGACAACTTCAAAGTGTCTGCACATACACACTGGCAAttaaaaaccaggcatggtggcacacacctttaattccagcacaggtgaagcagaggcaggaaaaccacaagttcaaggccagcttcgtctacatagtgagttccatgccagcaaGGGTTGCATAGAGaggccctatcttaaaaaaattaaactaagagAACTccgtgggtaaagatgcttgctccCTAAGCTTGACCACCTGGCTTTGATCCTAGGAAGCcacagtggaaggacagaactgagcTCTGAAAGCTGGCCTGACTGCCGCACACACAGCTGCACATACCACCCCACCCCTTTCCAACCTAACCCAGAAATGTGTTGGTTCCAACTGTGGAAGCTTCCAAGTCCAAGATGAAGCAGTAGGTGTGGTGTCTGCTGAGGACTCCACAAGTCACATAGTGGAATGGGAGATGGTCTAGGGagcaatttttaattatgtgggggGAGAGGCTGCACCCAAGTGCGCGTGCTAAGATtcgctgctctctctctctctaccttgttCCCGTTGACTgaccaggtctctcactgaaacagGAGCTAGGCTAGCGTAGTCTCACCAGGCTTTGGGTGGGTGCTGGGGGATTTGAACTAGAAACTCATGCTTGTGCAAGTGCTCTTGCACACCTTGAtagctccccagcccctctcaGAAGTATCTTTGATAGGGACACAAATCTCATTCATGAGGGCTTGCCCTAACCCCCTCCCGACATGCACATCTTCTAATGTAGTTCTCTGAGTTTAGAGCGTCAACAGACAACCTAAAATTCCAAGTGGTAGAAATATAAATACCAAGTCCCATGTGAACCAGTCACCTGAGTGGCTGTGAATCCCCTTGAAGGCCCACATGAAGACTGTATTCTAAGGCAAGAAACATACCAGCTCCCCTCTGATGGATGAGCTGGAATAAGAAATGAAGGGCTCCAGCTCAGCTCTCTGCACCCTCTGGGCTCCACCCACGGCAGGTGGTGAGATCACAGATGTgcattacccccaccccacccccatccctcccctcccccacaccacaAACTCAGATCAGATCAGTTATATGCTCAGTATCACCAACCATTTGGCACCTGCACGATCAAGCTGTTCCAACTCAAAAAACAGGAAGAGGCACCAGTACACACTGAGCCCCACAACAGGCCCTGCCCCCATCTCTCTGACCTGAGAGGCTCCATCTTTCTCCCCTGTTGACTAGGCTACAGAAATGTTCTTGTTTCTGGAAATGCCCAATTCATTTCCTATCTTGGGGGTCTTTTTGAtgttatgtgtgtgcgtgcgcgcgcacgcatgtgtgtggaggtcagaggacaatttgcaggcgTCAGTTCTGTTCACCACAGGGACCGAACTCAGATCAGCCTTGGcagaaagcacctttacccactgaagcatctcACCAGTCTCTCATTTTTTTCAATGCTGAGGACAGAACCTAATGCATTCTAGGGAAGGGCTTTGCCACTGACCCACGCCCTGGGACCCAGTCTTGGCCTTTCCTGTCATCCCCTAGTTGTTCTCACATCTTGTGTCTCTTCACCTCTCAGACTTCTGAGGAGGTccacccagccctctctccctctcaagtGTCTGTACCCCATGACACAACCCTGGCTTACCACCCGAGAGGCTCTGAAATGATTCCGaggatgtgtttttgttttggagactgggtctcattctactgtagcccaggctgacctcacacttgAACTCCTGCCTTAGGCTCCTGAACACTGGACAGGTATGTCCCACGTGTGGCTCGCAGACGCGTTTACCTCTTTAGACCCCTGCCATCTACACTTGCGGCTACGGGGTCCCCCTTTgttcactgtgcagcccagtaCCTAGAAACGTTCCTGGAAAGGGCTGGtcatgtggctcagtgggcagagcacttgcctggcacactCAAAGCCTGGGTTCTATCCTTAGCATCCATCCCATAAGTAAGGAGTGGTGGTATGTATttaaaatcctagcacttgggagaaggcaggagaatcaggaattgaAAGTCATCGTCAGCTATATATAGAGTTCAGGGTCATTATATGAGCTCCTGTCTAAAAACAAGAGCCTGGCAAGACGGCTCAAAGGTAAAGGCACTcgtcaccaagcctgaccacttaGGTTTGATCCCTACGGCCCATggaatagaaggagagaactgagtcctacaagtgtcctctggcctccacatgtgtgctgtaacacacacacacacacacacacacacacacacacacacacacacacacaaagtaagtaattgtaataaaaaagataaataaaactgcCTGTGAATAGTAAGTGCTGGGGAGGAGCAACCCctcttaaataaacaaatacactttgaaaaaccattatttttctttaatagtaAAATATTATATGCTGTAGAAAACTTGAaaaaggcaggatacaaaatacagaaaatacaaTTGAGAGATTTTTAGAACACTAGGACAATCCAATAGCTTATTTCCCAAGCATACAAGCAGACAGCCAGGCAGACCTCAGAGCCTGAACTCTGTCCACCTGCACCCTGAAAATGACCCCTCTTCTGGGGTCTATTAGAAACTAAGGCTTTCCAGGGCTCCAGTGTAGCTCAGGAGCACAGCAGTGCTGGCCGAacatgggtttgatccccaagTACTGGGAAAAAAGGGGTGTGGGGTGTAAAGATTTGCAAATGAATCATGAGGTAGCTATGATGCCTATTCCTAAACGTGTGAACTGGGCCTCCCAGAGGCTGGGTGACAAGGCTGAGGTCATCTAGATGACAGACAACCCCAGCTTGCAGGCCCAAAGGTCCTGGCTTCTTTTCCTTGTGACCTCCAGCTTCCTCAAGCCTGATTAATTTACATGCTTCAGTCTGCTGCTTAGAAGGTCAACTTTAAAAGCTAGGATAGGTCccagggatggatggatgacacCTTCACATCCACCAATCCATGGATTCTTTGGGACAGGCCCTGACAATCACCATGCAGTGGGGCAGGCCCTTGCATAgaaccttctctgcctcctgcccctcccagccCAGCCCTTGCACCTCAAGCACTCTGAGTTTAGgcatggtgaggcaggaggacacaATCTGAGCAGGTGTGGGCATTTCTGGAGTGATGAGGGGACCCTGGAAGCACAAACTCTCCAGGGCAGGCATTCCCTCCAGGAAAACCAGGCCTTgggctgagaggcccccaacgGTCAGCCGAATCTTACGCACATCTCGGAGGTGGCGGCTGATGGCCAGGAGGGTGCTGTCGGCTGACAGGGTACAGCCCAGTACCTCTAGCCTCTGCAGATAGCTGAGCTCCTGCAGGCTGGCATCCAGCCCGGTCTCGGTGACCCGGTAGGTGCCACCCAGCACCAGCGAGCGCAGGGCTCGGAAGCGGGTGAGGCCCTGCAGGTGCTCGTCACGGAAGGCTGGCACTCGGTCCAGCACGATGCACTCCAGCAGCGGCAGCACTGTGGGGTCCTGCTCCTTCTGCAGCCAGATTATCGAGACCTCGCAGCTATGCAGCTCCAGGGTCCTCAGCGTGCTGGGCAGGCTGGTGATGGGCACCATGCTCAGGTCAGCCACGTGCAGGCACAGGCGCTTCAGGTTGGGGCACTTCTGGCCCAGGGCCCGCATCAAGGCAGGGGACAGCTGTGGGGCCTGAGAGCCAGAGAACAGGTAGCCGCCCAAGCGCAGCGAGTAGAGCCGGGATGCCATGTACCGGCGCAGAAGGTGCCACATGACTTTCGGACGCatctgtaagagccagagattggGGTGACTGGGTGAGAGGTACCTGGCTCCCAGAAGATTCTCCTAGCTGGTGACAGACATGCTTGGGACCTGGGTTCTGGTGTCCCCCTGGGGTTCAGCTCTTCTGCCAGCTTCCTTCCCTAAATCAATGCAGTTTCTTTTGCTGGGTATCAAGACTTGTGCCCTTAAACCCAGCCAGCACAtgggggaggttgaggcagaagaatcCACAGTTCTGGCCAGACTGTCTAGTCAACCAGTAAGCTCcaaggaagatcctgtctcaaacacaaacaaataaacagggcAGAGTCCAGGGTtgttgcacacacctttagtctcagcactggtgggtgcagaggcagggggaatctctcTAGATTCCAGGTATGTATTGAGCTACAtactaagaccttgtctcaaaacaaaataaacaaacatacacacatacacatatacacatacatacacacacacacatacacacacacacacacacacacacacacacacacacacacacacatacacacacaggaaaaaaaagcctCGTAGAACAAGTGACTCACTGTTGGTATTGGGATGGAATCCAGGATCGTATGTATATTTAGGACATGCTGTGAACTCAGCTACACCCTAGCTCACTCAGACCATACACTTGTTTGTGGTGGTactggggaatgaactcaggaccttacaCAGGCCAGGAAAACATTCTAGGACTAAGTGAGGGTTCCAGGCCTTTTCTGAATTTGTATTTCAACACAGGGTCTGGCTAAGTTGCCCAAGCAGCCCTTGAATTTATGATCTTCCTCCCTCGGACTCTgtagtagctaggattacaggctgtACCAGGCTCAGCTTTATGGTATAAATTTTGTTGACCACTTTTTCAgagaaattaaatgtttttctttttcaattattttgatagttgctggagagatgactcattctTCTGAAAGGTGTCTTTAtgactttctctcttctgttactataaaatttCACTGGGTGGTAGTAACcaacacccttaatcccagcactcaagagatctctaaagttcaaggccagcctggttggtctagagactgagttccaggacgcacagaggaaccctgtctcaaataaataaataatttcatgtaACTGTTATGTTTGaacatgtattttaggaagcctAACTGTATTTTCAACCATGATCACTcacatttggctccagaataaattcTTATCCAATTTGAGGTTAACAGTTATAGCCAGAATCTATtatgggatacatgagacccatctcaaaaaccaaaacagaacaacaaaaccagaaaattaaTAATAGTTTTAAGTTTGCATTTATCATATGCTGGAGACCAGACACTGGTCTAAGCCATCTCCCTATGCACCTGGCTAAGTCTTCTACAACGCACCAGGCAGGCAGGTACTTTTTTTCTTGGTGTTAGGGATGGAGCACAGGGCTTCACCAGAGTCAAGCAAGCACTCTCTTAAATCCCCATTTCTTGGATAAGAAACTGAAGTCTGGGGGTTGCTGAGGAGCAGGTAAGGGTTAGTGCCAGGACAGACATGCAGGAAATCCCAAGCATGA
This window harbors:
- the Fbxl12 gene encoding F-box/LRR-repeat protein 12 isoform X2; this translates as MRPKVMWHLLRRYMASRLYSLRLGGYLFSGSQAPQLSPALMRALGQKCPNLKRLCLHVADLSMVPITSLPSTLRTLELHSCEVSIIWLQKEQDPTVLPLLECIVLDRVPAFRDEHLQGLTRFRALRSLVLGGTYRVTETGLDASLQELSYLQRLEVLGCTLSADSTLLAISRHLRDVRKIRLTVGGLSAQGLVFLEGMPALESLCFQGPLITPEMPTPAQIVSSCLTMPKLRVLEVQGLGWEGQEAEKVLCKGLPHCMVIVRACPKESMDWWM
- the Fbxl12 gene encoding F-box/LRR-repeat protein 12 isoform X1; this translates as MATLFDLPDLVLLEIFSYLPVRDRIRISRVCHRWKRLVDDRWLWRHVDLTLYTMRPKVMWHLLRRYMASRLYSLRLGGYLFSGSQAPQLSPALMRALGQKCPNLKRLCLHVADLSMVPITSLPSTLRTLELHSCEVSIIWLQKEQDPTVLPLLECIVLDRVPAFRDEHLQGLTRFRALRSLVLGGTYRVTETGLDASLQELSYLQRLEVLGCTLSADSTLLAISRHLRDVRKIRLTVGGLSAQGLVFLEGMPALESLCFQGPLITPEMPTPAQIVSSCLTMPKLRVLEVQGLGWEGQEAEKVLCKGLPHCMVIVRACPKESMDWWM